GCGCGCCAGCGGGTGGTCGGGCCGCATGATGGCGATGACCGGCGCGGGCTGGCGATGCTCGATGCGTATGCCCTGCTCGGCCGCACGGCTGTAGGTGATGCCGATGTCCGCGTCGCCATGCAGCACGATGCCGGTCACCTCCGCCGGCGCCGCCACGCGCACATGGAAATGCAGCCCCGGATAGCGCTCGCGGAACTCGGCGATGATGCGCGGCAGGAACTCGATGGCAAACCCGGCGGAGCTGGCAATGCGCACGCGGCCACGGCGCAGCCCCTGCAGCGCGGCGATCTCCGCCACGACGCGGTCCGCTTCCAGGGCGCCGCGCAGCGCATAGGCGGCGAGCAGTTCACCGGCGGCGCTCGCGACCATGCCCCGGGGGCGCCGGTCGAACAGCGGCACGCCCAGCAGCGCCTCCAGTGCCGCGACCTGCCGGCTGACCGCCGAAACGGTCACGCTCAGGCGCTGCGCCGCCTCGGTCAGCGAACCGCTGCGCACCACCTCCAGGAAGTAGCGCAGCGAGGTGTCCTGCAGGCGGTGCGACAGCATGGGGGCGGCTCCGTGGAATGCGGCGGTGCAGCGAGCCGCTTTGCGTTTTATGCAAGGATATTTGAAAAAATCATCGATTGCGTAAAGCCCTGCCGGGCCCGTATGCTTTTTCCCGACACCACAGGAGACACCGGGAGAACCCATGGCGAACAGGCTTTCCAGCGCGCTTTCCATCACGCTTCCCACCGCGCTTCCCACCGACCCGATCACCGAACTCGATGCCGTCGCCCTGTCGCGCGCCGTCCATGCCCGGGAGGTCTCTTGCGTGGAGGTGCTGGAGGCCTTCCTCGGCCAGGTCGATCGCCACAACCCCCGCGTCAACGCCATCGTCGCGCCAGTCGACCGCGACGTGCTGCGCAGCCAGGCGCAAGCGCTCGATGCCGAGCTGGCGCGCGGCGACAGCCGCGGCCCGCTGCACGGCTTTCCGCAAGCGCCCAAGGACATCAGCCCGGCGGCGGGCATGGTCACCACCAAGGGGTCGCCGATTTTTGCCGGGCAGGTCACCCGGAGCGATGCCGCGATCTTCGAGCGCATGCGCGCCGCGGGCTCGGTCTTTATCGGCCGCACCAACTCGCCCGAGTTCGGCCTGGGCGGCCATACCTACAACCCGGTCTACGGCACCACCCGCAATGCCTTCGACCCGGCGCGCTCGGCCGGCGGCAGCTCCGGCGGCGCGGCGGCGGCCGTGGCGCTGCACATGCTGCCGGTGGCGGACGGATCGGACATGATGGGCTCGCTGCGCACGCCCGCGGCCTTCAACCAGGTGTACGGCCTGCGCACGTCGGTCGGCTGCGTGCCGCATGGGCCCGCCGACGAGGTCTTCTTCCAGCAGTTCAGCGTGGCCGGGCCGATGGCGCGCAACGTGCCCGACCTGGCGCTGCTGCTGTCGGTGCAGGCCGGCTTCGATGCGCGCATGCCGCTGACGCGGCGCGCCGAAGCGCCCGGCGCCTTCACGCTGCCCCCCGCGCGCGACTGGAAAGGTGTGCGCGTGGGCTGGCTTGGCGACCTGGGCGGCCACTTGCCGACCGAGCCCGGTGTGCTCGAAACCTGCGAGCAGGCACTGGACCACTTCCGCGCGCTCGGCTGCGACGTCGACGCCGCACTGCCGGATTTCGAGCTGGAGCGCCTGTGGCAGGCGTGGATCGACCTGCGCAGCTTCTCGGTGGCCGGCGCCAATGGCACGCTGTACCGCGACCCGGCCACGCGCGCGTTGCTCAAGCCCGAGGCCGCCTGGGAAATCGAGCGCGGCCTGGCGCTGCCCGGCACGCGCGTCTACGAAGCCCTGTGCGAGCGCAGCGCGTGGTACCAGGCACTGCGCGCGCTGTTCGAGCGCTTCGACTACCTGGTGCTGCCGGCCGCGCAGGTGTTCCCGTTCGACGCCGGATGGGACTGGCCGCGCAGCGTCGGCGGCCGTGACATGGACACCTACCACCGCTGGATGCAGGTCGTGGTGCCGGCCACCATGGCCGGGCTGCCGGCGCTGGCCGCGCCCGCCGGCTTCGGCCCGCAGGGGCTGCCAGCCGGCATCCAGATCATCGGGCCGGCGCAGGCCGACGCGGCGGTGCTGCAGCTGGGCCATGCCTACGACCAGGCCGGCGGCTTCTCGCGCGTGCGCAGCCCGTGGCTGGACCGCGCGGCCTAGTTCGACAACACACCACACCATCACAACACACGCGGCCCGGCCTGACCCGGGCCGGCGCCCACCCTTCGCTTTCCTACAACTGCCGGCAGGAGTGAATCCGATGACCGCATTGCCCCCGAAGCTGTTCCTCGCCTGTGCCGCATTCAGCGCGGCGATGGCCACGGCGCCTGCCATGGCGCAGGCGCCAGCCTGGCCCGAGCGCCCGTTGCGGCTGGTGGTGCCGTTCGCCGCCGGCGGCGCCACCGACCTGCTGGGCCGGCTGCTCGCTGTCGGCCTCGGCGAAAAGCTGGGCCAGCCGGTAGTGGTCGAGAACAAGCCCGGCGCCAGCACGGTGGTCGGCGCCACCCAGGTCTCCAAGGCAGCCCCTGACGGCTACACCCTGCTGCTGGCGGCCAGCACCACGCTGACGCTGAACCCGGCGATCCGGCAGCACCTGGGCTATGACCCGATCAAGAGCTTCACGCCGCTGGGCCTGGTCGCCGACATGAGCCTGGTGCTGGTTGCCAATCCCGATGCGCAGGTCGGCTCGGTGAAGGACCTGGTGACGCAGGCCAGGGCCCATCCCGACAAGTTCTCCTATGGCTCGTTCGGCACGGGTTCGTCGGTGCATTTCGGCGGCGAGATGCTCAAGTCCGCCACCGGCATCCGCATGGTCCACGTTCCCTTCAATGGCAGCGCGCCGAGCCTGACCGCGCTCGCCGGCGGGCAGGTGCAGGTGGCGGTCGATACCGTGGTTGCCAGCCTGCCGCTGATCAAGGGCGGCA
This genomic window from Cupriavidus oxalaticus contains:
- a CDS encoding Bug family tripartite tricarboxylate transporter substrate binding protein; the encoded protein is MTALPPKLFLACAAFSAAMATAPAMAQAPAWPERPLRLVVPFAAGGATDLLGRLLAVGLGEKLGQPVVVENKPGASTVVGATQVSKAAPDGYTLLLAASTTLTLNPAIRQHLGYDPIKSFTPLGLVADMSLVLVANPDAQVGSVKDLVTQARAHPDKFSYGSFGTGSSVHFGGEMLKSATGIRMVHVPFNGSAPSLTALAGGQVQVAVDTVVASLPLIKGGKIRPVAVLSPQRLPALPQVPTVAESGYPGFQMGTWFALLAPAGLPAPVQQKLEKALAEVANAPATRARMVELALTPAYGNGAAVRARVEKELPEMRAVAARADIRAE
- a CDS encoding LysR substrate-binding domain-containing protein, yielding MLSHRLQDTSLRYFLEVVRSGSLTEAAQRLSVTVSAVSRQVAALEALLGVPLFDRRPRGMVASAAGELLAAYALRGALEADRVVAEIAALQGLRRGRVRIASSAGFAIEFLPRIIAEFRERYPGLHFHVRVAAPAEVTGIVLHGDADIGITYSRAAEQGIRIEHRQPAPVIAIMRPDHPLARFRSITLAQMQPYPLALPEGDNTVRQLFDIACGERGIVFDPVLVTNHFETLTSFVLHGGGLSISGAVTVGDRLRRGELHAAAIRERGMRSRAVELQTLAGRTLPEGVRAFLDFARERLAAEMGAAA
- a CDS encoding amidase, with the translated sequence MANRLSSALSITLPTALPTDPITELDAVALSRAVHAREVSCVEVLEAFLGQVDRHNPRVNAIVAPVDRDVLRSQAQALDAELARGDSRGPLHGFPQAPKDISPAAGMVTTKGSPIFAGQVTRSDAAIFERMRAAGSVFIGRTNSPEFGLGGHTYNPVYGTTRNAFDPARSAGGSSGGAAAAVALHMLPVADGSDMMGSLRTPAAFNQVYGLRTSVGCVPHGPADEVFFQQFSVAGPMARNVPDLALLLSVQAGFDARMPLTRRAEAPGAFTLPPARDWKGVRVGWLGDLGGHLPTEPGVLETCEQALDHFRALGCDVDAALPDFELERLWQAWIDLRSFSVAGANGTLYRDPATRALLKPEAAWEIERGLALPGTRVYEALCERSAWYQALRALFERFDYLVLPAAQVFPFDAGWDWPRSVGGRDMDTYHRWMQVVVPATMAGLPALAAPAGFGPQGLPAGIQIIGPAQADAAVLQLGHAYDQAGGFSRVRSPWLDRAA